A region of Meleagris gallopavo isolate NT-WF06-2002-E0010 breed Aviagen turkey brand Nicholas breeding stock chromosome 29, Turkey_5.1, whole genome shotgun sequence DNA encodes the following proteins:
- the RAMP2 gene encoding receptor activity-modifying protein 2 isoform X1, translating to MAPCAQMGSDRLSRGLLLLCALLGHEFCHVGATAEGFGQEAGTSPPVPVYNITDELVEEIYTNLTHRCWESFEQVMQNVTGTQLCEWKVISRPYSSLQQCLEYWADHLNYSYPNALAESYIFQSHHRYFQNCSAGSQAYFDPPEDVLLAMIIAPICLIPFLVTLVIWRSKDGKAQP from the exons ATGGCACCGTGTGCGCAGATGGGCTCTGACCGCCTCTCCCGAgggctcctgctgctctgcg cactgctgggccaCGAGTTTTGCCATGTGGGTGCCACGGCAGAGGGCTTCGGGCAGGAGGCAGGAACAAGCCCACCGGTGCCTGTGTACAACATTACGGATGAGCTGGTGG AGGAGATATACACCAACTTGACACACCGCTGCTGGGAGTCCTTCGAGCAGGTGATGCAGAACGTGACTGGCACACAGCTGTGCGAGTGGAAGGTCATCAGCAG GCCCTACAGCTcgctgcagcagtgcctggagTACTGGGCTGACCACCTGAACTACAGTTACCCCAACGCCTTGGCTGAGAGCTACATCTTCCAGAGCCACCACCGCTACTTCCAGAACTGCTCGGCCGGCAGCCAGGCCTACTTCGACCCCCCCGAGGACGTGCTGCTGGCCATGATCATCGCCCCCATCTGCCTCATCCCCTTCCTTGTCACCCTGGTCATCTGGCGCAGCAAGGACGGCAAGGCGCAGCCGTAG
- the RAMP2 gene encoding receptor activity-modifying protein 2 isoform X2, which yields MAVLRCALLGHEFCHVGATAEGFGQEAGTSPPVPVYNITDELVEEIYTNLTHRCWESFEQVMQNVTGTQLCEWKVISRPYSSLQQCLEYWADHLNYSYPNALAESYIFQSHHRYFQNCSAGSQAYFDPPEDVLLAMIIAPICLIPFLVTLVIWRSKDGKAQP from the exons ATGGCCGTGCTGCGCTGCG cactgctgggccaCGAGTTTTGCCATGTGGGTGCCACGGCAGAGGGCTTCGGGCAGGAGGCAGGAACAAGCCCACCGGTGCCTGTGTACAACATTACGGATGAGCTGGTGG AGGAGATATACACCAACTTGACACACCGCTGCTGGGAGTCCTTCGAGCAGGTGATGCAGAACGTGACTGGCACACAGCTGTGCGAGTGGAAGGTCATCAGCAG GCCCTACAGCTcgctgcagcagtgcctggagTACTGGGCTGACCACCTGAACTACAGTTACCCCAACGCCTTGGCTGAGAGCTACATCTTCCAGAGCCACCACCGCTACTTCCAGAACTGCTCGGCCGGCAGCCAGGCCTACTTCGACCCCCCCGAGGACGTGCTGCTGGCCATGATCATCGCCCCCATCTGCCTCATCCCCTTCCTTGTCACCCTGGTCATCTGGCGCAGCAAGGACGGCAAGGCGCAGCCGTAG
- the CNTNAP1 gene encoding LOW QUALITY PROTEIN: contactin-associated protein 1 (The sequence of the model RefSeq protein was modified relative to this genomic sequence to represent the inferred CDS: inserted 1 base in 1 codon), with the protein PGPTRGLRARQPPRAGGSRRGGRRFLGSHGIAEAAVRQLPPQWERRGRRGPSAGGAERCLQTRPQKRGQREGPTTAPPPVLSAARQRRSAGSRCGARRLRAARGCVRRPRIRHRPSPLLCHPPTSHYAAWGTAPPRIHLPCGCPCAVLRGLGRRTQRPFPAGPCYDELVGSLYSSSIGASSRYNIFYSASFARLHSTSGWSPDPRDKQPWLQIDLMQKHRINAVATQGTFNTYDWLTRYIVLYGDHPTSWKPFFQQGSNWTFFGNVNESGVVRHDLHYPILARYIRIIPVAWNPRGKIGLRLGLYGCPYRSHVLYFDGDDAISYRFRAKKISTMEDDISFNFKTVEQDGVLMHAEGSQGDYITVELKQAQLLLHISLGSSPLHATEGHTTVAVGSLLDDQHWHSLHIERYGHHVNLTLDGEVKRFRCHGTFDHLDLETEIFFGGVIDQDKQHLTYRQNFRGCVENIIFNGVNIADLARHRRSNIRFEGSVGHYCQDQVNTPITFAGINNYVQVPGIPRRNRLAVSFRFRSWDTAGLLLYTSFADRLGSLEMVLSEGQVNVSIAQPGKKKLEFAAGHRLNDGFWHSVQLVAREGSAVVTIDDDDGAEFRVAHPFQLRTGSQYFFGGCPKPASLTGCRSNQTAFHGCLQMLSVDMQPVDLEMLVQHRLGKYADVFFNVCGITDRCTPNLCEHDSRCVQSWDDFMCICDLTGYKGETCHKSLYKESCDAYRVSGKTSGNYTIDPDGSGPLKPFTVYCDIREDRAWTIIRHNRHYATRVTGSSVDQPYLGEVEYWNASWAEVSALANASEYCEQRIEFHCYSSRLLNTPSGLPYSFWMGRNNERHYYWGGSRPGIQRCACGLDKNCADPEYFCNCDANHALWRTDKGLLTFVDHLPVTQVVVGDTNRSGSEAQFLLGPLRCYGDRNTWNTVSFNKGAALLFPTFRANHSLDISFYFKTTAPSGVFLENPGTQNYIRVELNTTRDVVFAYDIGNGHENLTVRSAVPWNDDEWHQVKAELNVKLARLRVDRLPWVVRPAPPQSFVRLEFDRPLYVGSAEHKMRPFLGCLRALRMNGVTLNLEGKANETEGVQVNCTGHCQDPPVPCQNSGLCVERYSHYSCNCSISAFDGPFCNYDIGGYFEEGAWVRYNILPMSLYAAREFASIISSPWQPLPGYNLTNEEVSFSFSTTSAPAVLLYVSSFVKDYMAVLIKDDGSLQLRYQLGTSPYIFALTTKPVTDGRPHHVNITRWHRTLYTQVDYLPVMEQQFSLFVDSKLDSPKNLYLGRVMETGVIDPEIQRYNTPGFSGCLSGVKFNSIVPLKAIFRPTSIVRPYSVQGEVVESSCASMLPLTTILIPPEMDPWYMGTEFPHVHDDGWVGIIIGFVTFLLLLLXGLLVLLYFYYHRYKGSYHTNEPKAIQDYSSAVKPLSVRKDQNLPQILEEPKGD; encoded by the exons CCCGGCCCCACCCGGGGGCTCCGAGCCCGGCAGCCGCCTCGGGCCGGGGGGTCGAGGCGGGGCGGGCGGCGGTTCCTCGGCTCCCACGGCATTGCGGAGGCTGCGGTGCGTCAGCTCCCGCCGCAGTGGGAGCGCAGAGGAAGGCGCGGACCCTCGGCCGGGGGCGCCGAGCGGTGCCTGCAGACCCGTCCCCAAAAGCGGGGACAGCGGGAGGGGCCGACGACAGCACCGCCCCCGGTTCTCAGCGCGGCACGGCAACGCAGAAGCGCTGGGTCACGGTGCGGGGCTCggcggctgcgggcagcgcgGGGCTGCGTTCGTCGCCCGCGGATCCGCCACCGTCCGTCACCGCTACTCTGTCACCCCCCAACCTCCCATTACGCAGCGTGGGGAACTGCCCCCCCGCGCATCCACCTCCCATGCGGCTGTCCGTGTGCGGTACTGCGGGGGTTGGGACGCCGCACCCAGCGCCCGTTCCCCGCAGGGCCGTGTTACGATGAGTTGGTCGGATCCCTCTACTCCTCGTCCATCGGCGCCTCTTCCCGATACAACATCTTCTACTCGGCAAGCTTCGCCCGGCTGCACA GCACTAGCGGGTGGTCCCCTGACCCCCGTGACAAGCAGCCCTGGCTGCAAATCGACCTGATGCAGAAGCACAGGATCAACGCGGTGGCCACACAGGGGACCTTCAACACATATGACTGGCTGACACGCTACATTGTGCTCTATGGAGACCACCCCACCAGCTGGAAACCCTTCTTCCAGCAGGGCAGCAACTGG ACTTTCTTTGGGAATGTGAATGAGAGTGGGGTGGTGAGGCATGACCTGCACTACCCCATCCTCGCCCGCTACATCCGCATCATCCCAGTGGCCTGGAACCCACGAGGGAAGATCGGGCTGCGCCTGGGCCTCTATGGCTGCCCCTACC GATCCCATGTGCTTTACTTCGATGGGGATGATGCCATCTCCTACCGCTTCCGGGCCAAGAAGATCAGCACCATGGAGGATGATATCTCCTTCAACTTCAAGACAGTGGAGCAGGACGGTGTGCTGATGCATGCGGAGGGCTCGCAGGGCGACTACATCACAGTGGAGCtcaaacaagcccagctcctcctgcacaTCAGCTTAG gcagcagtCCGCTGCACGCCACCGAGGGCCACACGACGGTGGCGGTGGGCAGCCTCCTGGATGACCAGCACTGGCACTCGCTGCACATCGAGCGCTATGGCCACCACGTCAACCTGACACTGGACGGAGAAGTGAAGCGCTTCCGCTGCCACGGCACCTTCGACCACCTCGACCTTGAAACTGAG ATCTTCTTTGGAGGGGTGATCGACCAGGACAAGCAGCACCTCACCTACCGGCAAAACTTCCGTGGCTGTGTGGAGAACATAATCTTCAATGGGGTCAACATCGCTGACCTGGCCCGGCACCGGAGATCCAACATCCGCTTCGAG GGCAGCGTGGGCCACTACTGCCAGGACCAGGTGAACACCCCTATCACCTTTGCCGGCATCAACAACTACGTGCAGGTGCCAGGCATCCCCCGCAGGAACCGTCTGGCTGTCAGCTTTCGCTTCCGCTCCTGGGATACAGCCGGGCTGCTGCTCTACACTAGCTTTGCTGACCGCCTGGGCTCACTGGAGATGGTGCTGAGTGAGGGCCAGGTCAATGTCTCCATTGCCCAGCCCGGCAAGAAGAAGCTCGAGTTCGCTGCAG GACATCGCCTGAACGATGGCTTCTGGCACTCGGTGCAGCTGGTGGCACGGGAGGGCTCAGCCGTGGTTACCATTGACGATGACGATGGTGCTGAGTTTCGTGTGGCTCATCCCTTCCAGCTCCGCACCGGCAGCCAGTACTTTTTTGGAG GCTGCCCCAAGCCCGCGTCGCTCACTGGCTGCCGCTCCAACCAGACGGCGTTCCACGGCTGCCTGCAGATGCTGAGTGTGGACATGCAGCCCGTGGACCTGGAGATGCTGGTGCAGCACCGCCTGGGGAAGTACGCCGACGTCTTCTTTAATGTCTGTGGCATAACAGACAG GTGCACCCCCAACTTGTGTGAGCACGACAGCCGCTGCGTGCAGTCCTGGGATGACTTCATGTGCATCTGTGACCTGACGGGCTACAAGGGAGAGACCTGCCACAAAT CCCTTTACAAAGAATCCTGTGATGCATACCGGGTCAGCGGGAAGACCTCGGGGAACTACACTATTGACCCGGATGGCAGCGGACCACTGAAGCCCTTCACAGTGTACTGTGACATCCGAG AGGACCGGGCATGGACCATCATCCGGCACAATCGGCACTATGCCACGCGAGTGACGGGCTCCAGCGTGGACCAGCCCTACCTGGGCGAAGTGGAGTACTGGAATGCCTCCTGGGCTGAGGTCTCAGCACTGGCCAATGCCTCTGAGTACTGCGAACAGCGGATTGAGTTCCACTGCTACAGCTCTCGCCTGCTCAACACCCCCT CCGGGCTGCCCTACAGCTTCTGGATGGGCCGAAACAACGAGCGGCACTACTACTGGGGCGGCTCGCGGCCGGGCATCCAGCGCTGCGCCTGCGGGCTGGACAAGAACTGTGCTGATCCCGAGTACTTCTGCAACTGTGACGCCAACCACGCACTGTG GAGGACGGACAAAGGTCTGCTGACCTTCGTGGACCACCTGCCTGTCACACAGGTGGTGGTGGGAGACACCAACCGCTCTGGATCCGAAGCACAGTTCCTGCTGGGCCCCCTGCGGTGCTATGGAGACC GAAACACCTGGAACACCGTCTCCTTCAACAAAGGTGCAGCCCTGCTCTTCCCCACCTTCCGAGCCAACCACAGCCTCGACATCTCCTTCTATTTCAAGACCACTGCCCCATCCGGCGTCTTCCTGGAAAACCCCGGCACACAAAACTACATCCGCGTGGAGCTCAACA CCACCAGGGATGTGGTGTTTGCTTACGACATCGGAAACGGGCACGAGAATCTGACGGTTCGCTCAGCAGTGCCCTGGAATGACGACGAGTGGCACCAGGTGAAGGCAGAGCTCAATGTGAAGCTGGCCCGGCTGCGGGTGGACAGACTGCCCTGGGTGGTGCGGCCGGCCCCACCACAGAGCTTCGTCCGCCTGGAGTTCGACAGACCCCTCTATGTCG GCTCGGCGGAGCACAAGATGCGTCCGTTCCTGGGGTGCCTGCGGGCGCTGCGGATGAACGGCGTGACGCTCAACCTGGAGGGCAAGGCCAACGAGACAGAGGGCGTGCAGGTGAACTGTACCGGCCACTGCCAGGACCCACCGGTGCCCTGCCAGAACAGCGGGCTCTGTGTCGAGCGCTACAGCCACTACAGCTGCaactgcagcatctctgcattCGATGGGCCCTTCTGCAACTATG ACATCGGTGGGTACTTCGAGGAGGGTGCCTGGGTGCGGTACAACATCCTGCCCATGTCGCTGTATGCTGCCCGTGAGTTTGCCAGCATAATCAGCAGCCCGTGGCAGCCCCTGCCCGGCTACAACCTCACTAACGAGGAGGTCAGCTTCAGCTTCAGCACCACCTCGgcgcctgctgtgctgctctacGTCAGCTCCTTTGTGAAGGACTACATGGCCGTTCTCATCAAGGATGATG GGAGCTTGCAGCTGCGCTACCAGCTGGGCACCAGCCCCTACATCTTTGCCCTCACCACCAAGCCAGTGACAGACGGGAGACCCCACCACGTCAACATCACCCGCTGGCACCGCACGCTGTACACGCAG GTGGATTATCTGCCCGTCATGGAGCAGCAGTTCTCCCTGTTTGTGGATAGCAAGTTGGACTCACCCAAGAACCTGTACCTGGGGCGTGTGATGG AGACCGGCGTGATTGACCCCGAGATCCAGCGCTACAACACACCCGGATTCTCAGGCTGCCTCTCAGGAGTGAAGTTTAACAGCATTGTCCCCCTCAAAGCCATCTTCCGCCCCACCAGCATTGTGCGGCCCTACAGTGTGCagggggaggtggtggaatccAGCTGTGCCTCCATGCTGCCCCTTACCACCATCCTCATCCCCCCCGAGATGGACCCGTGGTACATGGGCACAG AGTTCCCCCACGTGCATGACGATGGCTGGGTGGGGATCATCATCGGAT TCGTGAcattcctgctcctgctgc gGGGCTTGCTGGTGCTGCTCTACTTCTACTACCACCGCTACAAGGGCTCCTACCACACCAATGAGCCCAAGGCCATCCAGGACTACAGCAGCGCCGTCAAACCGCTGTCAGTGCGCAAAGACCAGAACCTGCCCCAGATCCTGGAGGAGCCAAAAGGGGACTAG